A portion of the Streptomyces sp. YPW6 genome contains these proteins:
- the guaB gene encoding IMP dehydrogenase — MTANVDGVPEKFATLGLTYDDVLLLPGASEVLPNAVDTSTLISRNVRVNIPLLSAAMDKVTEARMAIAMARQGGVGVLHRNLSVEDQVNQVDLVKRSESGMVTDPITVHPDATLAEADALCAKFRISGVPVTDAAGKLLGIVTNRDMAFESDRTRQVREVMTPMPLVTGKVGISGVEAMELLRRHKIEKLPLVDDAGLLKGLITVKDFKKAEQYPNAAKDAEGRLLVGAAVGASPEALERAQALASAGVDFLIVDTSHGHNSNALAWMAKIKSSVGVDVIGGNVATRDGAQALIDAGVDGVKVGVGPGSICTTRVVAGIGVPQVTAIYEAALAARAAGVPVIGDGGLQYSGDIGKALAAGADSVMLGSLLAGCEESPGELMFINGKQFKSYRGMGSLGAMQSRGQGRSYSKDRYFQAEVSSDDKLVPEGIEGQVPYRGPLANVLHQLVGGLRQTMGYVGAATVDQMESKGRFVRITSAGLKESHPHDIQMTVEAPNYSRK; from the coding sequence ATGACTGCAAACGTCGACGGAGTGCCCGAGAAATTCGCGACGCTCGGGTTGACCTACGACGACGTGCTGCTGTTGCCCGGCGCGTCCGAGGTCCTGCCCAACGCGGTCGACACCTCGACCCTCATCTCGCGCAACGTACGGGTGAACATCCCCCTGCTGTCGGCCGCCATGGACAAGGTGACCGAGGCGCGCATGGCGATCGCCATGGCCCGTCAGGGCGGCGTCGGCGTGCTGCACCGCAACCTCTCCGTCGAGGACCAGGTGAACCAGGTCGACCTGGTGAAGCGGTCCGAGTCCGGCATGGTCACCGACCCGATCACCGTGCACCCGGACGCCACCCTCGCCGAGGCGGACGCGCTCTGCGCGAAGTTCCGCATCAGCGGTGTGCCGGTCACCGATGCCGCGGGCAAGCTCCTCGGCATCGTCACCAACCGCGACATGGCCTTCGAGTCGGACCGTACGCGCCAGGTGCGCGAGGTCATGACGCCGATGCCGCTCGTCACCGGCAAGGTCGGCATCTCCGGCGTCGAGGCGATGGAGCTGCTGCGCCGCCACAAGATCGAGAAGCTGCCGCTGGTCGACGATGCGGGCCTCCTCAAGGGCCTCATCACGGTCAAGGACTTCAAGAAGGCCGAGCAGTACCCGAACGCCGCCAAGGACGCCGAGGGCCGCCTGCTCGTCGGTGCGGCCGTCGGCGCCAGCCCCGAGGCCCTGGAGCGCGCGCAGGCCCTCGCCTCCGCCGGGGTCGACTTCCTCATCGTCGACACCTCGCACGGCCACAACAGCAACGCCCTCGCCTGGATGGCGAAGATCAAGTCGAGCGTCGGCGTCGACGTGATCGGCGGCAACGTCGCCACCCGCGACGGGGCCCAGGCCCTGATCGACGCGGGGGTCGACGGTGTGAAGGTCGGCGTCGGGCCCGGATCGATCTGCACCACCCGCGTGGTCGCCGGCATCGGCGTCCCGCAGGTCACCGCGATCTACGAAGCCGCACTCGCCGCCCGTGCCGCGGGCGTCCCGGTGATCGGCGACGGCGGCCTCCAGTACAGCGGCGACATCGGCAAGGCGCTCGCCGCGGGCGCGGACAGCGTGATGCTGGGCAGCCTCCTCGCCGGCTGCGAGGAGTCCCCGGGCGAGCTGATGTTCATCAACGGCAAGCAGTTCAAGTCCTACCGCGGCATGGGTTCGCTGGGCGCCATGCAGTCGCGCGGCCAGGGCCGGTCCTACTCCAAGGACCGCTACTTCCAGGCCGAGGTCTCCTCGGACGACAAGCTCGTCCCCGAGGGCATCGAGGGCCAGGTGCCCTACCGCGGCCCGCTGGCCAACGTCCTGCACCAGCTCGTCGGCGGCCTCCGCCAGACCATGGGCTACGTCGGCGCCGCGACCGTCGACCAGATGGAGAGCAAGGGCCGGTTCGTCCGGATCACCTCGGCGGGCCTCAAGGAGAGCCACCCGCACGACATCCAGATGACGGTGGAAGCACCGAACTACAGCAGGAAGTAG
- a CDS encoding nucleotide sugar dehydrogenase yields MPADLAVIGLGHLGLPLARAAVAAGIATVGYDPDPRPHAELRAGRSPVEGALTASEVRRMLAGGFRPTTDAAELGRVRTAVICSPTPLGPDRTVDLTALGDAARALASRLRPHTTVLLESAVPPGTTETFLRPLLEEGSGLTAGRDFHLACSPNRLDPGSRTRTLAATPKVIGGLTPACTESAAAFYGRLTDKVVRARGLREAEMTKVLETNFRHVNIALVNEMAVLCHDLGVDFWDVIRCAETKPFGFQPFRPGPGVGGHGVPVDPGCAPHGGPTAGHPLRMVALAQEINDRMPRYVIQRCATLLNEHGKSVRGARVLLLGVTYKPDTADQEAAPAREIATRLMDMGAQIGYHDPHVLDWRVGELPVPRADSLYEAAAAADLTVLLQQHRTYDLQGLAVKAQLLLDTRGATPAGAAHRL; encoded by the coding sequence ATGCCCGCGGACCTCGCTGTCATCGGACTCGGTCACCTCGGCCTGCCGCTCGCCCGAGCCGCCGTGGCCGCCGGAATCGCCACCGTCGGGTACGACCCCGATCCCCGCCCGCACGCGGAGCTGAGAGCGGGCCGGAGCCCCGTCGAGGGCGCACTCACCGCCTCCGAGGTCCGCCGCATGCTCGCGGGCGGCTTCCGCCCCACCACCGACGCCGCCGAGCTGGGCCGGGTCCGTACCGCGGTGATCTGCTCCCCCACCCCGCTCGGCCCCGACCGCACCGTCGACCTCACCGCACTCGGCGACGCCGCCCGCGCCCTGGCCTCCCGGCTGCGCCCGCACACCACCGTGCTGCTGGAGTCCGCCGTACCGCCGGGCACCACCGAGACCTTCCTGCGCCCCCTGCTCGAAGAGGGCTCCGGCCTGACCGCAGGACGCGACTTCCACCTCGCCTGCTCCCCCAACCGGCTCGACCCCGGCAGCCGCACCCGCACCCTGGCCGCCACCCCCAAGGTCATCGGCGGCCTCACCCCCGCCTGCACCGAGTCGGCCGCCGCCTTCTACGGACGGCTCACCGACAAGGTCGTACGGGCCCGGGGCCTGCGCGAGGCGGAGATGACGAAGGTCCTGGAGACCAACTTCCGGCACGTCAACATCGCGCTGGTCAACGAGATGGCGGTGCTCTGCCACGACCTCGGCGTGGACTTCTGGGACGTCATCCGGTGCGCCGAGACCAAGCCGTTCGGCTTCCAGCCCTTCCGCCCGGGGCCCGGCGTCGGCGGCCACGGCGTCCCGGTCGACCCGGGCTGCGCGCCCCACGGCGGCCCCACCGCAGGACACCCGCTGCGGATGGTCGCCCTCGCGCAGGAGATCAACGACCGGATGCCCCGGTACGTCATCCAGCGCTGCGCCACCCTCCTGAACGAGCACGGCAAGTCCGTCCGGGGCGCACGCGTCCTGCTGCTCGGCGTCACCTACAAACCGGACACCGCGGACCAGGAGGCCGCGCCCGCACGGGAGATCGCCACCCGGCTGATGGACATGGGGGCGCAGATCGGCTATCACGACCCGCACGTCCTGGACTGGCGGGTGGGCGAACTCCCCGTCCCGCGCGCCGACTCGCTGTACGAGGCGGCGGCCGCGGCCGATCTGACCGTACTGCTCCAGCAGCACCGCACCTACGACCTCCAGGGCCTGGCGGTCAAGGCCCAGCTGCTTCTGGACACCCGGGGCGCCACTCCGGCGGGGGCCGCCCACCGGCTCTAG
- a CDS encoding sigma-70 family RNA polymerase sigma factor produces the protein MRDDETTVIGALVHRAVDGDAQATHDLLAHVHPLALRYCRSRLNRLPGDARHFVEDLAQEVCVAVLMALPRYKDTGRPFEAFVFAIAGHKVADLQRAAMRHPGSTAVPSDEMPERPDDSLGPEERALLSSDAAWAKKLLANLPESQRELLVLRVAVGLTAEETGRMLGMSPGAVRVAQHRALSRLRALAEQ, from the coding sequence ATGCGCGATGACGAGACCACGGTGATCGGTGCCCTCGTGCACCGCGCCGTCGACGGAGACGCGCAGGCCACCCACGATCTGCTGGCCCACGTCCACCCTCTCGCCCTGCGCTACTGCCGCTCCCGGCTCAACCGCCTCCCCGGTGATGCTCGCCACTTCGTGGAGGACCTCGCGCAGGAGGTCTGCGTCGCGGTGCTGATGGCGCTGCCGCGCTACAAGGACACCGGCAGGCCCTTCGAGGCCTTCGTCTTCGCGATCGCCGGGCACAAGGTCGCCGACCTCCAGCGCGCCGCGATGCGCCACCCGGGGTCGACCGCCGTCCCCTCCGACGAGATGCCGGAACGGCCCGACGACTCCCTCGGCCCGGAGGAGCGCGCCCTGCTCAGCAGCGACGCCGCCTGGGCGAAGAAGCTCCTCGCCAATCTCCCGGAGAGCCAGCGTGAGCTGCTGGTCCTGCGGGTCGCGGTGGGGCTGACAGCCGAGGAGACCGGACGGATGCTCGGGATGTCGCCGGGTGCGGTCCGGGTCGCCCAGCACCGCGCGCTCAGCAGGCTCCGGGCGCTGGCCGAGCAGTAG
- a CDS encoding GuaB3 family IMP dehydrogenase-related protein: protein MTEIEIGRGKRGRRAYAFDDIAVVPSRRTRDPKEVSIAWQIDAYRFELPFLAAPMDSVVSPQTAIRIGEMGGLGVLNLEGLWTRHADPQPLLDEIAEMPAESATRRLQEIYSAPIQEELIGQRIKEVRDSGVVTAAALSPQRTAQFSKAVVDAGVDIFVIRGTTVSAEHVSGAAEPLNLKQFIYELDVPVIVGGCATYTAALHLMRTGAAGVLVGFGGGAAHTTRNVFGIQVPMATAVADVAGARRDYMDESGGRYVHVIADGGVGWSGDLPKAIACGADAVMMGSPLARATDAPGRGRHWGMEAVHEDVPRGKLVDLGSVGTTEEVLTGPSHTPDGSMNIFGALRRAMATTGYSDLKEFQRVEVTVADSQHRR from the coding sequence GTGACTGAGATCGAGATCGGGCGCGGCAAGCGCGGCCGCCGGGCTTACGCATTCGACGACATCGCTGTCGTTCCGAGCCGCCGCACCCGGGACCCGAAGGAGGTCTCGATCGCCTGGCAGATCGACGCCTACCGCTTCGAGCTGCCGTTCCTGGCCGCTCCCATGGACTCCGTGGTCTCCCCGCAGACCGCCATCCGCATCGGCGAGATGGGCGGCCTGGGCGTGCTCAACCTGGAAGGGCTGTGGACCCGGCACGCCGACCCCCAGCCGCTGCTGGACGAGATCGCGGAGATGCCCGCCGAGTCCGCGACCCGCCGGCTCCAGGAGATCTACTCCGCGCCGATCCAGGAGGAGCTGATCGGGCAGCGCATCAAGGAGGTGCGCGACTCCGGCGTCGTCACCGCCGCCGCGCTCTCCCCGCAGCGCACCGCCCAGTTCTCCAAGGCGGTCGTCGACGCGGGCGTCGACATCTTCGTCATCCGCGGGACGACGGTCTCCGCCGAGCACGTCTCCGGCGCCGCCGAGCCGCTGAACCTCAAGCAGTTCATCTACGAGCTGGACGTCCCGGTCATCGTCGGCGGCTGCGCCACGTACACCGCCGCCCTGCACCTGATGCGCACCGGCGCCGCCGGTGTCCTCGTCGGCTTCGGCGGTGGCGCCGCGCACACCACGCGCAACGTCTTCGGCATCCAGGTCCCGATGGCCACCGCCGTCGCGGACGTCGCCGGCGCCCGCCGCGACTACATGGACGAGTCCGGCGGCCGGTACGTGCACGTCATCGCGGACGGCGGTGTCGGCTGGTCCGGCGACCTGCCGAAGGCCATCGCCTGCGGTGCGGACGCCGTGATGATGGGCTCCCCGCTGGCCCGCGCCACCGACGCGCCGGGCCGGGGCCGTCACTGGGGCATGGAGGCCGTCCACGAGGACGTGCCGCGCGGCAAGCTGGTCGACCTCGGTTCCGTCGGGACGACGGAGGAGGTCCTCACCGGGCCCTCGCACACCCCGGACGGCTCGATGAACATCTTCGGCGCCCTGCGCCGCGCGATGGCCACCACCGGCTACAGCGACCTCAAGGAGTTCCAGCGCGTCGAGGTGACCGTCGCGGACTCGCAGCACCGCCGCTGA